In the genome of Mauremys mutica isolate MM-2020 ecotype Southern chromosome 8, ASM2049712v1, whole genome shotgun sequence, one region contains:
- the FAM193B gene encoding protein FAM193B isoform X2, giving the protein MPLWICQSCRKSVEEEERRAVQEQALAVSLSHTSCKSQSCGGGSHSSSSSSSSSSSSCHGNSGDWDPSSFLSAHKLSGLWNSQHANGATQGSPLGGPPAALGDKHPSLPLAPECIGQAPAAAPGLKACPYSHAVPPASSGAAPGSPLPTSLDFCKTLPKQFKSMCRRPTPPGEAFHSLDHHRHPDLAAPPNSPTGLPSQPPALISTKQSPTHPNTSPQAASAPAPSPHTAAAESPPAGTLSHGQASCKSPHLPPANVPLLKMPPPLSGCAHPCNGHCSGSLVPPAAPHQLPSTNRDPVCKGHKFPNGTSCHPPQLCEADEGLGEDEDSSSERSSCTSSSTNQKDGKFCDCCYCEFFGHNAPPAAPTSRNYAEIREKLRSRLTKRKEELPQKLGHSSSSGEPAVDHRDVDELLDYINSSEPKPLNSAKAAKRARHKQKKKEKEKAQLEAEAQKRVARGPLAGQDRELTEEKLLEWPQLELERVNSFLSSRLQEIKNTIKDSIRASFSVYDLNLDVADFPKKAAVLEQKTLLSHLNGSSGLQEIDLDLSPLSLGSPKNHMLLRSELGPRWGEGPGEGPPQAENGVVKRLSAVPNLSRMIWVQSPQPTDCAQESGGPGLECEEVALARGPEQQEQAPLGGRQRKNKRQSCQAKKGDGTTVPSAQAGPESPSSKGLVLGAKHPSKPGGAPSLQRASGCVEPPESATGQGWGWGGSRPEKERSSEWKGRRSEGKAEQPELLQPPPPAAGDRQPPHPATLGSSPLPKGKSRKSRSRMEKSNTSIDDVFLPKDVEGVEMDETDREVEYFKRFCLDSAKQTRQKVAVNWTNFTLKKTTSSAAQ; this is encoded by the exons GTCTCGTTATCGCACACGTCCTGCAAGTCCCAGTCTTGTGGCGGCGgctcccactcctcctcctcctcctcctcctcttcctcctcctcgtgCCACGGGAACTCAGGGGACTGGGATCCCAGCTCCTTCCTGTCTGCTCACAAACTGTCGGGCCTCTGGAATTCCCAGCACGCCAACGGAGCCACGCAGGGCAGCCCCTTAGGGGGGCCCCCTGCTGCACTAG GTGACAAGCACCCCAGCCTCCCGCTGGCTCCAGAGTGCATCGGCCAGGCTCCCGCTGCGGCGCCCGGGCTCAAGGCCTGTCCCTACAGCCACGCCGTCCCCCCAGCTTCCAGCGGGGCTGCCCCCGGTTCACCTCTGCCTACCTCACTCGACTTCTGTAAGACGCTTCCCAAGCAGTTCAAGAGCATGTGCCGCAGGCCCACCCCGCCAG GTGAGGCCTTCCACTCCTTGGACCATCACCGGCACCCAGACCTCGCCGCTCCTCCCAACAGCCCCACGGGGCTCCCCTCCCAGCCGCCGGCGCTGATCTCCACCAAGCAGTCACCCACCCACCCGAACACCTCACCGCAGGCAGCGTCggcccctgcacccagcccccacacAGCCGCTGCCGAGTCCCCTCCTGCTGGCACCCTCTCGCACGGCCAGGCCTCCTGCAAGAGCCCTCACCTGCCCCCCGCCAACGTGCCGCTTCTGAAGATGCCACCTCCGCTTTCAGGCTGTGCCCACCCCTGCAATGGGCACTGCAGTGGCTCCCTGGTGCCACCAGCTGCCCCGCACCAGCTGCCCAGCACTAACAG GGACCCCGTGTGCAAAGGACACAAGTTCCCCAATGGTACCAGCTGCCACCCGCCACAGTTATGCGAGGCGGACGAGGGGCTCGGGGAGGATGAGGACAGCAGCTCCGAGCGCAGCTcctgcacctcctcctccaccaaCCAGAAAGACGGGAAATTCTGTGACTGCTGCTACTGTGAGTTCTTCGGCCACAACGCG ccccctgCGGCCCCCACGAGCCGGAACTATGCCGAGATCCGGGAGAAGCTGCGCTCCCGTCTCACCAAGAGGAAGGAGGAGCTGCCGCAGAAGCTGGGCCACAGCAGCAGCTCGGGGGAGCCGGCCGTGGATCACCGGGACGTGGACGAGCTCCTGGACTACATCAACAGCTCGGAGCCCAAGCCCCTGAACAGCGCCAAGGCCGCTAAGCGGGCCCGGCACAAGCAGAAGAAGAAG GAGAAGGAGAAAGCCCAGCTGGAGGCGGAGGCCCAGAAGCGGGTGGCGCGCGGCCCTCTGGCTGGCCAGGACAGGGAGCTGACGGAGGAGAAGCTCCTGGAGTGGccccagctggagctggagcgggTGAACAGCTTCCTCAGCAGCCGGCTGCAGGAGATCAAGAACACCATTAAGGACTCCATCCGTGCCAGCTTCAGCGTCTACGACCTCAACCTGGACGTTGCTGACTTCCCCAAGAAGGCGGCCGTGCTAGAGCAGAAGACTCTGCTGTCCCACCTCAACGGCTCCTCAGGCCTGCAGGAGATCGACCTGGATCTCTCCCctctgagcctgggctccccCAAGAACCACATGCTGCTGCGGAGCGAGCTGGGCCCCCGCTGGGGAGAGGGCCCCGGGGAGGGGCCGCCGCAGGCTGAGAATGGGGTGGTGAAGCGCCTGAGCGCGGTTCCCAACCTCTCCCGGATGATCTGGGTCCAGTCCCCGCAGCCGACAGACTGTGCCCAGGAGAGCGGCGGGCCCGGCTTGGAGTGCGAGGAGGTGGCACTGGCCAGGGGTCCCgagcagcaggagcaggcccccctggggggcaggcagaggaagAACAAGCGACAGAGCTGCCAGGCGAAGAAGGGAGACGGCACCACGGTGCCCAGCGCCCAGGCCGGGCCGGAGAGTCCCAGCTCGAaggggctggtgctgggagccaagCACCCTTCGAAGCCTGGAGGAGCGCCCTCGCTGCAGAGGGCGAGTGGCTGCGTGGAGCCACCGGAGAGCGccacggggcagggctggggctggggcggttCCAGGCCGGAGAAGGAGAGGAGCAGCGAATGGAAAGGCCGGAGGAGCGAGGGCAAAGCAGAGCAAccggagctgctgcagccacctcccccTGCCGCTggggaccggcagcccccccaccccgccactctgggcagctcccccctgcccaaGGGCAAGAGCAGGAAGAGCAGGAGCAGGATGGAGAAATCCAACACGTCCATCG ATGACGTGTTCCTGCCCAAAGACGTGGAGGGGGTAGAGATGGACGAAACGGACCGAGAAGTAGAGTACTTCAAGAG gttctGTCTGGACTCTGCTAAGCAAACTCGGCAGAAAGTGGCCGTGAACTGGACCAACTTCACCCTGAAGAAAACCACTTCGAGTGCAGCTCAGtga
- the DDX41 gene encoding probable ATP-dependent RNA helicase DDX41, with protein sequence MEVGGERKRPREEAAQGSGPSGEEDEGYEPYVPVKQRKQEMLQKLLQMRRKGVLEEEQRDSSNEHRGDEDDIPLGPQSNVSLLDQHQHLKEKAEARKESAKEKQLKEEEKILESVAEGRALMSVKEMAKGITYDDPIKTSWKAPHYILGMSEARHDRVRRKYHVLVEGEGIPPPIKSFKEMKFPAAILRGLKKKGIQQPTPIQIQGIPTILSGRDMIGIAFTGSGKTLVFTLPVIMFCLEQEKRLPFSKREGPYGLIICPSRELARQTHGILEYYCRLLHEDNLPLLRCALCIGGMSVKEQMETIKHGVHMMVATPGRLMDLLQKKMVSLDICRYLALDEADRMIDMGFEGDIRTIFSYFKGQRQTLLFSATMPKKIQNFAKSALVKPITINVGRAGAASLDVIQEVEYVKEEAKMVYLLECLQKTPPPVLIFAEKKADVDAIHEYLLLKGVEAVAIHGGKDQEERTKAIEAFRDGKKDVLVATDVASKGLDFPAIQHVINYDMPEEIENYVHRIGRTGRSGNTGIATTFINKACDESVLMDLKALLLEAKQKVPPVLQVLHCGDETMLDIGDERGCAFCGGLGHRITDCPKLEAMQTKQVSNIGRKDYLAHSSMDF encoded by the exons ATGGAGGTCGGAGGCGAGCGGAAG AGGCCGCGCGAGGAGGCGGCGCAGGGGTCGGGCCCGTCCGGGGAGGAGGATGAAGGCTACGAGCCCTACGTGCCGGTCAAGCAGCGCAAGCAGGAGATG CTGCAGAAGCTGCTACAGATGCGCAGGAAGGGGGtgctggaggaggagcagagggacaGCAGCAATGAGCACAGGGGGGATGAAGATGATATTCCTCTGGGTCCCCAGTCCAACGTCAGCCTTCTGGACCAGCACCAGCACCTTAAAGAGAAGGCGGAAG CGCGCAAGGAGTCGGCCAAGGAGAAGCAGctgaaggaggaggaaaagatCCTGGAGAGCGTGGCAGAGGGTCGAG CTTTGATGTCTGTGAAGGAGATGGCAAAGGGCATCACCTACGATGATCCGATTAAAACCAG CTGGAAGGCACCACACTACATCCTGGGCATGTCGGAGGCACGGCATGACCGCGTGCGCAGAAAGTACCACGTCCTGGTGGAGGGCGAGGGCATCCCCCCACCCATCAAGAGTTTCAAGGAAATGAAGTTCCCGGCAG CCATCCTGAGGGGCCTGAAGAAAAAGGGAATCCAGCAGCCGACTCCCATCCAGATCCAGGGCATCCCCACCAT CCTGTCCGGCCGGGATATGATCGGCATCGCATTCACTGGCTCAGGGAAAACCCTGGTATTCACGCTCCCTGTCATCATGTTCTGCCTGGAGCAGGAGAAACGGCTGCCATTCTCCAAGAGAGAGGGACCCTATGGACTCATCATCTGCCCCTCT AGGGAGCTGGCCAGGCAGACCCATGGCATCCTTGAGTACTACTGCCGCCTGCTGCATGAGGACAACCTGCCCCTGCTACGCTGTGCCCTCTGCATCGGGGGCATGTCCGTCAAGGAGCAGATGGAGACGATCAAACA cggCGTGCACATGATGGTTGCAACCCCGGGCCGCCTCATGGACCTGCTGCAGAAGAAGATGGTGAGCCTGGACATCTGTCGCTACCTGGCCCTGGATGAGGCCGACAGGATGATCGACATGGGCTTCGAGGGAGACATCCGCACCATCTTTTCTTACTTCAAG GGCCAGAGGCAGACCCTTCTCTTCAGTGCCACCATGCCCAAGAAGATCCAGAACTTTGCCAAGAGTGCCCTGGTGAAGCCCATCACCATCAATGTGGGGcgagctggagctgccagcctGGATGTGATACAG GAAGTAGAGTATGTGAAGGAGGAAGCCAAGATGGTGTACCTGCTAGAGTGCCTGCAGAAGACCCCGCCGCCC GTGCTGATCTTTGCAGAGAAGAAGGCTGACGTGGACGCAATCCACGAGTACCTGCTGCTCAAGGGCGTGGAAGCAGTGGCCATTCACGGAGGGAAAG ACCAGGAGGAGCGGACGAAGGCCATTGAGGCCTTCCGGGACGGGAAGAAGGACGTCCTAGTTGCCACCGATGTAGCCTCCAAGGGCTTGGATTTCCCAGCCATCCAGCACGTCATCAACTACGACATGCCGGAGGAGATCGAGAACTACG TTCACCGAATTGGGCGTACGGGCCGCTCAGGGAACACTGGCATCGCCACCACCTTCATCAACAAGGCCTGTG ATGAGTCTGTGCTCATGGACTTGAAGGCGCTGTTGTTGGAGGCCAAGCAGAAGGTGCCCCCAGTGCTGCAGGTGCTGCACTGCGGGGACGAGACCATGCTGGATATTGGAG ACGAGAGGGGCTGTGCCTTCTGTGGGGGCCTGGGTCACCGCATCACCGACTGCCCCAAGCTGGAAGCCATGCAGACCAAGCAAGTCAGCAACATCGGCCGCAAGGACTACCTGGCACACAGCTCCATGGACTTctag
- the DOK3 gene encoding docking protein 3, whose translation METPVQAGILYVQYFKFGKKFWRKVRAQLFATSPCGVARLETWDARDNGSGPEKTSLRKGERRVIRLADCVSVGPADAHSCPKDTAAFYLNTIEKSHMLAAERRDEWIAQLCQLAFQCTKEPAAPGSTRDPPGPDLHVEENTLYSSWQDLNEFLVLVHRTDASARCGLSGHYLLAALPKGLVLKTRQSRQTLLTWPYPFLRKFGHDKAQFSFEAGRRCDSGEGIFTWATSRAAELCNLVSAAIARQSSSLLDRNSTQAPEPLSSRQGTEPRLWSSQSLEEALPTWALEGAGRPPLPAGLCPESGQAMPCTLEPGGRAGARGEPPIIYASIHRGLQPPLEPWGEAKVEQGGARASRGQGLPVSEHLYENLCALGQSCSMEEGPSRLGSRGSPEGSSTDLAPIYDNSCMVSKRWSSPLAPSTGPSPSLEAQYRRLLDQDGQERGEEEEQGEGDALVSSLPRARASSGFRKLVTLLSREVAAKVPGESSSAQDRA comes from the exons ATGGAGACCCCCGTGCAGGCCGGGATCCTCTATGTCCAGTACTTCAAATTTGGAAAG aagtTCTGGAGGAAGGTGCGGGCCCAGCTCTTTGCCACCAGCCCCTGTGGTGTTGCCCGGCTGGAGACGTGGGATGCGCGGGACAACGGCTCTGGGCCAGAGAAGACATCCCTGCGGAAGGGTGAGCGCCGGGTCATCCGGCTCGCAGACTGCGTCTCTGTGGGGCCGGCGGACGCCCACAGCTGCCCCAAGGACACGGCTGCCTTCTACCTGAACACCATAGAGAAAAGCCACATGCTGGCAGCCGAGCGGCGGGACGAGTGGAtagcacagctctgccagctggCGTTCCAG TGCACTAAGGAGCCAGCAGCGCCTGGCAGCACCAGGGACCCCCCCGGGCCCGATCTCCATGTGGAGGAAAACACCCTCTACTCGTCCTGGCAGGACC TGAACGAGTTCCTGGTGCTGGTGCACAGGACGGACGCCTCCGCCAGGTGCGGCCTGAGTGGGCACTACCTGCTGGCCGCCTTGCCCAAGGGGCTTGTGCTGAAGACCCGCCAGTCCCGCCAGACCCTCCTCACCTGGCCCTACCCTTTCCTGCGCAAATTCGGCCATGACAAG GCCCAGTTCTCCTTCGAGGCAGGCCGCCGCTGCGACTCTGGCGAGGGCATCTTCACCTGGGCCACCAGCCGGGCTGCTGAGCTGTGCAACCTCGTCTCCGCAGCCATCGCCCGCCAGAGCAGCAGCCTCCTGGACAGGAACAGCACCCAAGCACCAGAGCCTCTGAGCTCCAGGCAGGGAacggagcccaggctctggagcTCCCAGAGCCTGGAGGAAGCGCTGCCCACCTGGGCCCTGGAGGGTGCAgggaggccgcccctccctgCGGGGCTCTGTCCAGAGAGTGGACAGGCcatgccctgcaccctggagccGGGGGGCCGTGCGGGGGCcagaggtgagccccccatcaTCTATGCCTCCATCCACAGAGGCCTGCAGCCCCCGCTCGAGCCCTGGGGCGAGGCCaaggtggagcagggaggggccagggcgtCCCGGGGGCAGGGGCTCCCAGTTTCGGAGCATCTCTACGAGAACCTCTGCGCCCTGGGGCAGTCCTGCTCCATGGAAGAGGGGCCCTCACGCCTGGGCTCCAGGGGCTCCCCGGAAGGGAGCAGCACTGACCTGGCCCCCATCTACGACAACAGCTGCATGGTGTCCAAGCGCTGGAGcagccccctggctcccagcacggggcccagcccctccctggagGCCCAGTACAGGCGGCTGCTGGACCAGGACGGGCAGGAgcgaggcgaggaggaggagcagggggagggggatgcccTCGTCAGCTCCCTCCCCAGGGCCAGAGCTAGCAGTGGCTTCAGGAAGTTAGTCACTCTCCTCAGCCGAGAGGTAGCCGCCAAGGTGCCTGGCGAAAGCTCCAGTGCCCAGGACAGGGCCTAG
- the FAM193B gene encoding protein FAM193B isoform X1 — protein MPLPLRAPPHRATSGWEGWLAAPADPRIGRPSSSPELPPLGLVLGPSVKDWQHQTKRNHCGLTPSTAQAGELPPDTPPSRSARQTPRLDLKWPETLRQPLVSLSHTSCKSQSCGGGSHSSSSSSSSSSSSCHGNSGDWDPSSFLSAHKLSGLWNSQHANGATQGSPLGGPPAALGDKHPSLPLAPECIGQAPAAAPGLKACPYSHAVPPASSGAAPGSPLPTSLDFCKTLPKQFKSMCRRPTPPGEAFHSLDHHRHPDLAAPPNSPTGLPSQPPALISTKQSPTHPNTSPQAASAPAPSPHTAAAESPPAGTLSHGQASCKSPHLPPANVPLLKMPPPLSGCAHPCNGHCSGSLVPPAAPHQLPSTNRDPVCKGHKFPNGTSCHPPQLCEADEGLGEDEDSSSERSSCTSSSTNQKDGKFCDCCYCEFFGHNAPPAAPTSRNYAEIREKLRSRLTKRKEELPQKLGHSSSSGEPAVDHRDVDELLDYINSSEPKPLNSAKAAKRARHKQKKKEKEKAQLEAEAQKRVARGPLAGQDRELTEEKLLEWPQLELERVNSFLSSRLQEIKNTIKDSIRASFSVYDLNLDVADFPKKAAVLEQKTLLSHLNGSSGLQEIDLDLSPLSLGSPKNHMLLRSELGPRWGEGPGEGPPQAENGVVKRLSAVPNLSRMIWVQSPQPTDCAQESGGPGLECEEVALARGPEQQEQAPLGGRQRKNKRQSCQAKKGDGTTVPSAQAGPESPSSKGLVLGAKHPSKPGGAPSLQRASGCVEPPESATGQGWGWGGSRPEKERSSEWKGRRSEGKAEQPELLQPPPPAAGDRQPPHPATLGSSPLPKGKSRKSRSRMEKSNTSIDDVFLPKDVEGVEMDETDREVEYFKRFCLDSAKQTRQKVAVNWTNFTLKKTTSSAAQ, from the exons ATGCCTCTGCCCCTCCGCGCCCCCCCTCACCGTGCCACTTCTGGCTGGGAAGGCTGGCTCGCTGCTCCCGCAGACCCTCGGATTGGCAGGCCCAGCTCCTCACCAGAGCTGCCCCCTCTAGGCCTGGTTCTGGGTCCATCAGTCAAGGATTGGCAGCATCAGACCAAGAGAAACCATTGTGGTCTGACCCCCAGTACAGCGCAGGCCGGAGagctgcccccagacaccccccccagcAGATCTGCTAGGCAGACCCCCCGTCTGGATTTAAAATGGCCAGAGACTCTGCGGCAgcctttg GTCTCGTTATCGCACACGTCCTGCAAGTCCCAGTCTTGTGGCGGCGgctcccactcctcctcctcctcctcctcctcttcctcctcctcgtgCCACGGGAACTCAGGGGACTGGGATCCCAGCTCCTTCCTGTCTGCTCACAAACTGTCGGGCCTCTGGAATTCCCAGCACGCCAACGGAGCCACGCAGGGCAGCCCCTTAGGGGGGCCCCCTGCTGCACTAG GTGACAAGCACCCCAGCCTCCCGCTGGCTCCAGAGTGCATCGGCCAGGCTCCCGCTGCGGCGCCCGGGCTCAAGGCCTGTCCCTACAGCCACGCCGTCCCCCCAGCTTCCAGCGGGGCTGCCCCCGGTTCACCTCTGCCTACCTCACTCGACTTCTGTAAGACGCTTCCCAAGCAGTTCAAGAGCATGTGCCGCAGGCCCACCCCGCCAG GTGAGGCCTTCCACTCCTTGGACCATCACCGGCACCCAGACCTCGCCGCTCCTCCCAACAGCCCCACGGGGCTCCCCTCCCAGCCGCCGGCGCTGATCTCCACCAAGCAGTCACCCACCCACCCGAACACCTCACCGCAGGCAGCGTCggcccctgcacccagcccccacacAGCCGCTGCCGAGTCCCCTCCTGCTGGCACCCTCTCGCACGGCCAGGCCTCCTGCAAGAGCCCTCACCTGCCCCCCGCCAACGTGCCGCTTCTGAAGATGCCACCTCCGCTTTCAGGCTGTGCCCACCCCTGCAATGGGCACTGCAGTGGCTCCCTGGTGCCACCAGCTGCCCCGCACCAGCTGCCCAGCACTAACAG GGACCCCGTGTGCAAAGGACACAAGTTCCCCAATGGTACCAGCTGCCACCCGCCACAGTTATGCGAGGCGGACGAGGGGCTCGGGGAGGATGAGGACAGCAGCTCCGAGCGCAGCTcctgcacctcctcctccaccaaCCAGAAAGACGGGAAATTCTGTGACTGCTGCTACTGTGAGTTCTTCGGCCACAACGCG ccccctgCGGCCCCCACGAGCCGGAACTATGCCGAGATCCGGGAGAAGCTGCGCTCCCGTCTCACCAAGAGGAAGGAGGAGCTGCCGCAGAAGCTGGGCCACAGCAGCAGCTCGGGGGAGCCGGCCGTGGATCACCGGGACGTGGACGAGCTCCTGGACTACATCAACAGCTCGGAGCCCAAGCCCCTGAACAGCGCCAAGGCCGCTAAGCGGGCCCGGCACAAGCAGAAGAAGAAG GAGAAGGAGAAAGCCCAGCTGGAGGCGGAGGCCCAGAAGCGGGTGGCGCGCGGCCCTCTGGCTGGCCAGGACAGGGAGCTGACGGAGGAGAAGCTCCTGGAGTGGccccagctggagctggagcgggTGAACAGCTTCCTCAGCAGCCGGCTGCAGGAGATCAAGAACACCATTAAGGACTCCATCCGTGCCAGCTTCAGCGTCTACGACCTCAACCTGGACGTTGCTGACTTCCCCAAGAAGGCGGCCGTGCTAGAGCAGAAGACTCTGCTGTCCCACCTCAACGGCTCCTCAGGCCTGCAGGAGATCGACCTGGATCTCTCCCctctgagcctgggctccccCAAGAACCACATGCTGCTGCGGAGCGAGCTGGGCCCCCGCTGGGGAGAGGGCCCCGGGGAGGGGCCGCCGCAGGCTGAGAATGGGGTGGTGAAGCGCCTGAGCGCGGTTCCCAACCTCTCCCGGATGATCTGGGTCCAGTCCCCGCAGCCGACAGACTGTGCCCAGGAGAGCGGCGGGCCCGGCTTGGAGTGCGAGGAGGTGGCACTGGCCAGGGGTCCCgagcagcaggagcaggcccccctggggggcaggcagaggaagAACAAGCGACAGAGCTGCCAGGCGAAGAAGGGAGACGGCACCACGGTGCCCAGCGCCCAGGCCGGGCCGGAGAGTCCCAGCTCGAaggggctggtgctgggagccaagCACCCTTCGAAGCCTGGAGGAGCGCCCTCGCTGCAGAGGGCGAGTGGCTGCGTGGAGCCACCGGAGAGCGccacggggcagggctggggctggggcggttCCAGGCCGGAGAAGGAGAGGAGCAGCGAATGGAAAGGCCGGAGGAGCGAGGGCAAAGCAGAGCAAccggagctgctgcagccacctcccccTGCCGCTggggaccggcagcccccccaccccgccactctgggcagctcccccctgcccaaGGGCAAGAGCAGGAAGAGCAGGAGCAGGATGGAGAAATCCAACACGTCCATCG ATGACGTGTTCCTGCCCAAAGACGTGGAGGGGGTAGAGATGGACGAAACGGACCGAGAAGTAGAGTACTTCAAGAG gttctGTCTGGACTCTGCTAAGCAAACTCGGCAGAAAGTGGCCGTGAACTGGACCAACTTCACCCTGAAGAAAACCACTTCGAGTGCAGCTCAGtga